Proteins encoded within one genomic window of Besnoitia besnoiti strain Bb-Ger1 chromosome II, whole genome shotgun sequence:
- a CDS encoding protein phosphatase 2C domain-containing protein (encoded by transcript BESB_034350), whose product MGFLPAEARRVPQGVPVASSPAAQNGRPTDTRNPGVSAGSPLPVVICGIGWSEDQGARPDMEDGMLVIADIAGVAHAWLLAIYDGHGGRQTVSALLDKLHVNVLRHLRSRAGARWQVCQQRASARIRDIQRRMQQLSSDQQRALTDLSVPMPSPESLLGLLRLNCIFQWLLQCGDPTAQGTGVDPERAPFAAPSFLTICSDEDVHAALNDAFIQTDHEILREQVVQSGATACLCLVRPVLRLERLLELNPEDLTEADWAVFSQVRHSADAVASAARAQAESQLVGMDVTVAHLGDSRAVLAYADGHADRLTHPSDHKASCDREVARVEELGGYVFGERVNGMLAIGRAFGDWSLKLPSETIQEIVQASSPTSRAFDRLRTMFGGSPTSAADHLESGGRRYVVSNEPDVRTQRLSGGAASCTKRSQMPASPRPSPSGQPALLILGCDGLFDVCSDQTVARLSLEFLHKLAAAHPDMTPSEAAEATARMLIEEAIGVRSSTDNVSVLVALLHPFGFSERVAALPCASPRRGVSLPTLQAGWLSQSAAPSMRSSLTEGVARHVFASKTPRTAAPEALARAALAADANTGVHETARADQVAAPSDCGQSVTPDLSASAGWAGGWLAKGLANTLHEASSRIASAIPY is encoded by the coding sequence ATGGGATTTCTTCCTGCAGAGGCACGGCGCGTGCCTCAAGGCGTCCCAGTCGCGTCGAGCCCCGCAGCGCAAAACGGCCGTCCGACCGACACAAGAAACCCAGGAGTCAGTGCAGGTTCACCTCTTCCGGTGGTGATTTGTGGCATCGGCTGGTCGGAGGACCAAGGCGCTCGACCCGACATGGAAGATGGAATGCTGGTCATCGCCGATATCGCGGGTGTCGCGCACGCCTGGCTCCTCGCCATTTACGACGGTcacggcggccgccagaCTGTGAGCGCGCTGCTGGACAAACTGCATGTCAACGTTTTGCGTCATCTTCGCAGCAGAGCCGGGGCCCGCTGGCAAGTCTGCCAAcagcgcgcgtcggcgcgcatCCGCGACATTCAGCGTCGAATGCAGCAGCTCTCCTCTGACCAGCAAAGGGCCCTCACGGATCTTTCGGTTCCCATGCCTTCGCCGGAAAGCCTGCTCGGCTTGCTTCGCCTGAACTGCATCTTTCAGTGGCTTCTCCAATGTGGGGATCCGACCGCACAAGGAACCGGAGTGGATCCTGAAAGAGCGCCCTTTGCCGCCCCGAGTTTTTTGACTatctgcagcgacgaggacgtCCACGCGGCGCTCAACGACGCCTTCATTCAGACCGACCACGAAATTCTGCGCGAGCAAGTTGTGCAGAGCGGCGCCACGGCGTGTCTGTGCCTCGTGAGGCCAGTTCTGCGTTTGGAGCGTCTTCTCGAACTGAATCCAGAGGATCTGACGGAGGCAGACTGGGCTGTCTTTTCGCAGGTGCGCCACAGCGCCGACGCGGTGGCATCCGCAGCGCGTGCACAAGCTGAGAGCCAACTCGTGGGCATGGACGTCACCGTCGCACACCTTGGGGACAGCCGCGCAGTTCTGGCGTACGCAGACGGGCACGCAGACCGCCTCACGCATCCATCCGACCACAAAGCGAGTTGCGATCGGGAGGTCGCCCGCGTGGAGGAGCTCGGCGGATATGTCTTTGGCGAGAGGGTCAACGGCATGCTGGCGATCGGGAGGGCCTTCGGAGACTGGTCGCTCAAGCTGCCCTCAGAAACCATCCAGGAGATCGTGCAGGCATCTTCGCCCACGAGTCGCGCCTTCGACAGACTCCGCACGATGTTTGGCGGGTCGCCGACATCCGCCGCCGATCACCtcgagagcggcgggcgacgctaCGTCGTCAGCAACGAACCCGACGTGCGGACGCAACGCCtctctggaggcgccgcgtcgtgcACGAAGCGCTCTCAGAtgccagcgtcgccgcggccttccccGAGCGGGCAGCCGGCGCTGCTCATCCTCGGATGCGACGGGCTCTTCGACGTGTGCTCAGACCAGAcagtcgcgcggctctctctcgagTTCCTTCACAaactcgccgcagcgcaccCCGACATGACGCCGtccgaagccgcggaggcgacagcgcggatGCTTATTGAAGAAGCCAtcggcgtgcgcagcagcacagACAATGTGTCGGTCCTCGTCGCACTGCTGCATCCGTTCGGCTTCagcgagcgcgtcgccgccctcccctgcgcctccccAAGAAGGGGCGTCAGCCTCCCGACGCTCCAGGCGGGTTGGCtctcgcagagcgccgcgccgtcgatGCGGTCGTCGCTCACTGAGGGCGTGGCTCGCCACGTTTTCGCGTCGAAGACGCCCCGAACGgccgcgccagaggcgctAGCCCGCGCAGCGTTGGCGGCTGACGCCAACACAGGAGTCCACGAaaccgcccgcgccgaccAGGTTGCTGCGCCGAGCGACTGTGGGCAGTCAGTCACCCCAGatctctccgcgtcggctggCTGGGCGGGCGGCTGGCTCGCCAAGGGCCTCGCCAACACGCTCCATGAGGCGTCTTCCCGTATTGCCTCGGCGATTCCTTATTAG